In one Sphingomonas sanguinis genomic region, the following are encoded:
- a CDS encoding phasin family protein — protein sequence MDKDKPTVPAAKAVAKPRRVTKPVAAKTLPGLPSDPKPAVTPPVAKTVAPAASASPGLPLTSTASAAEKSAAPVAAPVVAKVAKPAPAPKAPAKPVVEAPAPAAKPVEAAKPAASVTQPVAPAAAEPAKPEISSPTAAVSADSKPKDIIMDATSTIENAAKDTAAKTQAFFGDAQARTQAGMEKSAKLFEDMIAFNKANLEAVVESSKIAAKGAETLGQGAADYAKRTFETATQTLQTLSSVKSPTEFMKLQSDFARSAFDSMVAETSRSTEHMMKLAGEIAQPLSNRVAVAAEKMKTVA from the coding sequence TTGGACAAGGACAAGCCGACCGTTCCCGCCGCCAAGGCGGTGGCCAAGCCTCGTCGCGTGACCAAGCCGGTCGCCGCCAAGACGCTGCCCGGTCTCCCCTCCGATCCCAAGCCTGCGGTCACGCCGCCCGTCGCCAAGACGGTGGCGCCCGCCGCATCGGCCAGCCCCGGCCTGCCGCTGACCTCTACGGCCAGCGCCGCCGAAAAGTCCGCCGCTCCGGTGGCCGCCCCCGTGGTCGCCAAGGTGGCGAAGCCCGCTCCGGCGCCCAAGGCTCCGGCCAAGCCGGTAGTCGAGGCTCCTGCCCCCGCGGCGAAGCCGGTCGAGGCGGCCAAGCCCGCCGCGTCGGTCACGCAGCCTGTCGCTCCGGCGGCTGCCGAACCGGCCAAGCCCGAGATTTCTTCCCCGACCGCCGCGGTTTCGGCGGACTCAAAGCCCAAGGACATCATCATGGACGCCACGAGCACCATCGAAAACGCCGCCAAGGACACCGCCGCCAAGACCCAGGCCTTCTTCGGCGACGCCCAGGCCCGCACCCAGGCCGGCATGGAAAAGAGCGCCAAGCTGTTCGAAGACATGATCGCCTTCAACAAGGCCAATCTGGAAGCCGTCGTAGAATCGTCGAAGATCGCCGCCAAGGGCGCCGAGACGCTGGGCCAGGGCGCGGCCGACTATGCCAAGCGCACCTTCGAGACCGCGACCCAGACGCTGCAGACGCTGTCGTCGGTCAAGTCGCCGACCGAGTTCATGAAGCTCCAGTCGGACTTCGCCCGCTCGGCCTTCGACTCGATGGTCGCCGAAACCTCGCGCTCGACCGAGCACATGATGAAGCTGGCCGGCGAGATCGCCCAGCCGCTGAGCAACCGCGTCGCGGTCGCCGCCGAGAAGATGAAGACCGTCGCGTAA